The Candidatus Woesearchaeota archaeon genome window below encodes:
- a CDS encoding radical SAM protein — protein MLKILLSKSLFPNRDKPAHLILHVTNKCNLRCNTCFVNFDIPIADISLEEIKKVSKSLGKLLWLDLSGGEPFLRKDLPEICSSFKSEVITIPTNGFDSELIYEKTKEILDTTKAELTVSISLDGFKEVHDSIRAKGSFDKAIATLKKLRTIPHLKVKVNTVLCEKNYPTLIQFMKYIKTFNPDFHSIILLRGNPRNKTYKLPSLEKLIGIRKGIFSMWDSYSYGLNPIISRILKNYQKQMYNTSLNIIKKKRQIPSCLAGTQHLVIYANGDVSFCEMLPSMGNLKNKPLKAILNSEPAKRLRKHIAQKKCYCHHNCNILDNYFLNWTKYPKLILGD, from the coding sequence ATGTTAAAAATTTTGCTTTCAAAATCTTTATTTCCAAATAGAGACAAACCAGCACATTTAATTTTACATGTTACAAATAAATGTAATCTGCGTTGCAATACGTGTTTTGTTAATTTTGATATACCTATAGCTGATATCTCTTTAGAAGAAATAAAAAAAGTTTCAAAATCATTAGGAAAACTACTTTGGTTAGATCTTTCTGGAGGAGAACCTTTCTTAAGAAAAGACTTACCTGAAATTTGTAGTTCATTCAAATCTGAAGTTATTACAATACCCACAAATGGATTTGATTCAGAACTTATTTATGAGAAAACTAAAGAAATATTAGACACCACTAAAGCTGAACTTACAGTTTCAATATCACTAGATGGTTTTAAAGAGGTTCATGATTCAATTAGAGCAAAGGGAAGTTTTGACAAAGCAATAGCCACCTTAAAGAAACTTAGAACTATACCCCATTTAAAGGTAAAAGTTAATACGGTTTTGTGTGAAAAAAATTATCCCACTCTAATTCAGTTCATGAAATATATCAAAACCTTTAATCCTGACTTTCATTCAATAATCTTGTTAAGAGGAAATCCTAGAAATAAAACTTATAAATTACCTTCTTTAGAAAAATTAATTGGAATTAGAAAAGGTATTTTCTCGATGTGGGATAGTTATTCTTATGGTTTAAATCCAATTATTTCAAGAATATTAAAAAACTATCAAAAACAAATGTATAATACAAGTTTAAATATAATAAAAAAGAAAAGACAAATACCTTCTTGTCTGGCAGGCACACAACATTTAGTAATTTATGCTAATGGAGATGTTTCATTTTGTGAAATGCTGCCTTCAATGGGTAATCTTAAAAACAAACCTTTAAAAGCAATCTTAAATTCAGAGCCTGCAAAGAGATTAAGAAAACATATCGCTCAAAAAAAATGTTATTGTCATCATAATTGTAATATATTAGACAATTACTTTTTAAATTGGACAAAGTATCCAAAACTAATCTTAGGAGATTAA